Within the Gloeobacter kilaueensis JS1 genome, the region GCTGCCACCGGTGAACGCGACAGTCGCCATCAGCAGTACCGGTCTGGCCACAGGCGATCTCGACGGCGACGGCGATCAGGATCTGGCTGTCAGTTCCAGCCTTGTCTTCAGTTCTTCTTATACCGTCAGTGTCCTGCGCAACCAGCTGGTTCCCAACCCCATCCCCTGAGAGGGGCCGCGCCGAACTAAGTAAAATAGCAGCAACCAGAGAACAGGCATTATGCAACAGGCAGCGGGCGGGCGAATGCGCTGGACGGCACGGGAGCTGGAATGGTTGCCGGACAATGGCAATCGCTACGAGATAGTCGATGGAGAATTGCTCGTCACCCGAGCGCCCCACTGGAAGCACCAGGAAGTCAGCCTGCGCCTCGGTGCCGCCCTGGATGCCTGGTCAAGCCGCACCGGTTTGGGACGGGCGGCGGTAGCACCGGGAATCTGCTTCAGCGACGCAGATAACGTGATTCCGGACGTTGTCTGGGTCAGCACCGCCCGCCTGGAAGTTCTGCTCGACGAGGCCGGGCATCTGAGCGGGGCACCGGAACTGGTGGTGGAGGTGGTTTCTCCCGGCTCCCAAAACGAGCGCCGCGACCGGGAACTCAAGCTCAAGCTCTACTCGCTGCGCGGAGTACAGGAATACTGGCTGGTCGATCGCACTTTAGAGCAAATCGAAGTTTATCGGCGAGAAGAAGCGATGTTGAAGCTGACCGGTACGTTCCTGGCGGCTGAAACGCTCACGACTCCCCTGCTGGAGGGGTTTGCCTGTCCGGTTGGTGCTTTGTTTGCCTGAGGGGCAAGTTCAAAATTCGAAGGGTAAAGCACTCTGCGCGGGATCGAGATCGAGCGCCTGATTGGGAGAAACCGGTGTTGTCAGAGAAGTTGTCGTGTGTTCTGCCCTTGAGCAGCTTGTGGCAAGTGTATCTCTTCTTTTAAAACTTTGGCCCTGGGCGGATTGAGATGTACCTGATTTGGGATCTCTCAGTTGTGGATATCCCTTGACCACCGCGACGGATTCTGCTCCCTCGCCTACTGGTAGACCACTCGGCGCTGCTTGCGAATCTGGACATCTTCGCCGCGATGGCGTTGTCCTGCTCCCCGAATGGGGGGTCGGGAGTGAGGAACTTCAGGCGGCTATGATGATGCTCTTTGCTGTACCAGAGCCCGTCTTTCGCTGCCAGTCCTGCAGACGCTGGCTTTTTTTGGTTAGCGGTTTATCTGGAGATTCAGAAAGCTGACACTTAATCAGCGTGCGCAGCGTGCAGCGTCTGGAGAACTGTCAGTCAATCAGCCCTCAACCCCCAGCGATCAGCTCACTGTGTTCGGCACGACCTGGAAATGTTGAGATGGGGCTGTAGAGTGTAGGGTAGGGTGACTGCGCTGGTGGCAGGAGTGGTCCGCCCCGGCAGCCAAAAGTCCCCTCCCTTCCACTGACAGGAGCAGAAGATGTTTCTCCGGCACGGTCTACCTGGCAAGCGCTATGCAGCGGCAACGTCGCTCTACCACACTCGGGGGTGGCTGAGTGTATCGCTCAGTGTGTGTTGGCTTTTAAGCACGGCGGTGCTGCCACCAGTGGCGAGGGCATTGCCCGTGGAGGACGAGGTGGCGGTGCCAATCAGAGGTGCGGGCTTCGTCATCAACGGCAGCAATGTGTATGATTCCTCCGGCCTTTCTGTCAGTGGGGCAGGCGATGTCAATGGCGATGGACTGCCAGATGTGATTGTCGGGGCTTCCGGTGCCTCCCCGAATGGTCAGGCTGCTGCTGGTCGCAGCTACGTAGTCTTTGGCAAGCGCAACGGCCAGCCGGTGGATCTAACTGCCATCGACAGCGGCAGCAGCCCAGACGGTTTCGTCATCAACGGTAGCCAAGCGGGCGATCAATCCGGCCGCTCTGTCAGTGGGGCGGGGGATGTCAACGGCGATGGACTGGCCGATGTGATTGTCGGGGCTCCCTCTGCCGACCTGAATGGTCAAACCTCTGTCGGTCGCAGCTACGTGATCTTCGGCAAGCGCAACCTCAAGCCAGTGCAGTTATCTGCCATTGAAAGCGGCAGCAGCCTGGACGGCTTCGTCATCGACGGCAGCAATGTGAACGATGAAGCTGGCCGCTCTGTCAGTGGGGCAGGCGATGTCAATGGCGACGGACTGGCCGATGTGATTGTCGCAGCTCCCTATGCCTCCCCCAATAGTCAATTCGAGGCTGGTCGCAGCTACGTGGTCTTTGGCAAGCGCAACCTCAAGCCAGTGGAGCTATCTGCCATTGAAAGCGGCAGCAGCCTGGACGGCTTCGTCATCGACGGCAGCAATGTGAACGATGAAGCTGGCCGCTCTGTCAGCAGTGTGGGAGATGTCAACGGCGATGGACTGG harbors:
- a CDS encoding Uma2 family endonuclease, which translates into the protein MQQAAGGRMRWTARELEWLPDNGNRYEIVDGELLVTRAPHWKHQEVSLRLGAALDAWSSRTGLGRAAVAPGICFSDADNVIPDVVWVSTARLEVLLDEAGHLSGAPELVVEVVSPGSQNERRDRELKLKLYSLRGVQEYWLVDRTLEQIEVYRREEAMLKLTGTFLAAETLTTPLLEGFACPVGALFA
- a CDS encoding integrin alpha; its protein translation is MFLRHGLPGKRYAAATSLYHTRGWLSVSLSVCWLLSTAVLPPVARALPVEDEVAVPIRGAGFVINGSNVYDSSGLSVSGAGDVNGDGLPDVIVGASGASPNGQAAAGRSYVVFGKRNGQPVDLTAIDSGSSPDGFVINGSQAGDQSGRSVSGAGDVNGDGLADVIVGAPSADLNGQTSVGRSYVIFGKRNLKPVQLSAIESGSSLDGFVIDGSNVNDEAGRSVSGAGDVNGDGLADVIVAAPYASPNSQFEAGRSYVVFGKRNLKPVELSAIESGSSLDGFVIDGSNVNDEAGRSVSSVGDVNGDGLADLIVGAFRASPNGQTYAGSSYVVFGKRNRKAVELSVIESGSSPDGFVINGSQADDFSGYSVSGAGDVNGDGLADLIVGAEGADPEETGRSYVVFGKRNTQPVELSAIESGTSRGGFVINGSQSFDRSGRSVSGAGDVNGDGLADVIVGALYADPNGQPNAGRSYVIFGKRNLKPVELSAIESGSSLDGFVIDGSQAGDEASVVSGAGDVNGDGLADLIVGAPFADPNGQTYAGSSYVVFGKRNLKPVELAQLEKTGSSPSP